From one Lycium ferocissimum isolate CSIRO_LF1 chromosome 5, AGI_CSIRO_Lferr_CH_V1, whole genome shotgun sequence genomic stretch:
- the LOC132056959 gene encoding AMP deaminase, producing MDAYTVHLAMAALVGASVVAVSAYYMHRKTLNQLLEFAKTIDKDNPDDVADDVGGGGYYRSRSKGGRRNGYYRRRSSGSLPDVTSANSGEIVDDKRNGGIHVDSIPVGLPRLRSLAEGKSRSAHSLRPTSPKSPVASASAFESIEGSDEEDDIADSIKLDTSYLHTNGEAGPDSTGEQIPVAATSMIRSHSISGDLHGVQPDPIAADILRKEPEQETFVRLKITPGETPSADEAEDYRNLQVCLEMRQSYVFKEAVAPWVKEVISDPSTPKPNPNPFEFTPEGKSDHFFEMDDGVVHVYANKDSKEKLFPVAGATTFFTDFHHILKVIAAGNIRTLCHHRLLLLEQKFNLHLMLNADREFLAQKSAPHRDFYNVRKVDTHVHHSACMNQKHLLRFIKSKLRKEPDEVVIFRDGTYMTLKEVFESLDLTGYDLNVDLLDVHADKSTFHRFDKFNLKYNPCGQSRLREIFLKQDNLIQGRFLAELTKQVFSDLSASKYQMAEYRISIYGRKMSEWDQLASWIVNNELYSENVVWLIQLPRLYNIYKEMGIVTSFQNILDNIFLPLFEVTVDPDSHPHLHIFLKQVVGLDLVDDESKPERRPTKHMPTPAQWTNVFNPAYSYYVYYCYANLYTLNKLRESKGMTTIKFRPHSGEAGDIDHLAATFLTAHNIAHGINLRKSPVLQYLYYLAQIGLAMSPLSNNSLFLDYHRNPLPMFFLRGLNVSLSTDDPLQIHLTKEALVEEYSIAASVWKLSACDLCEIARNSVYQSGFSHALKSHWIGKEYYRRGPDGNDIHRTNVPHIRLEFRDMIWREEMQQVYLGRAVFPSVVDP from the exons atggatGCATATACGGTCCATCTAGCGATGGCGGCACTAGTAGGAGCATCAGTAGTAGCAGTATCAGCTTATTATATGCACCGTAAAACCCTAAATCAGTTATTAGAGTTTGCTAAAACCATAGATAAGGACAACCCTGATGACGTGGCAGATGACGTCGGCGGTGGTGGTTACTACCGTAGCCGGAGCAAAGGAGGAAGGAGGAACGGTTATTACCGGCGGCGTTCTTCCGGTTCGTTACCTGATGTGACGTCAGCGAATTCCGGTGAGATTGTTGATGATAAGAGGAATGGTGGAATACATGTGGATTCTATTCCGGTTGGTTTGCCTAGGCTTCGCTCCCTTGCTGAAG GGAAATCGAGATCTGCACATTCTCTGAGACCTACTTCTCCCAAGTCTCCAGTTGCAAGTGCAAGTGCATTTGAAAGTATAGAAGGATCAGATGAGGAAGACGATATTGCTGACTCTATCAAACTTGACACGTCGTATCTACACACTAACGGGGAAGCG GGCCCAGATTCCACTGGGGAACAAATACCTGTGGCTGCAACAAGTATGATACGTTCACACAGTATATCTGGTGACTTGCACGGTGTTCAACCTGATCCAATAGCTGCAGATATTCTACGGAAAGAGCCAGAGCAAGAAACATTTGTACGACTGAAGATAACTCCTGGTG AGACTCCATCTGCCGATGAAGCGGAGGACTACCGAAACTTGCAAGTTTGTCTTGAAATGAGGCAGAGTTACGTATTCAAGGAGGCTGTTGCTCCTTGGGTGAAAGAAGTAATTTCTGATCCAAGCACCCCAaagccaaatccaaatccaTTTGAATTCACTCCTGAAGGAAAATCTGAT CATTTCTTTGAGATGGATGATGGAGTTGTTCATGTATATGCAAATAAAGATT CTAAGGAGAAACTTTTTCCTGTTGCTGGTGCTACGACCTTTTTCACCGACTTCCATCACATCCTTAAAGTAATAGCAGCTGGCAACATCCGAACTTTATGTCACCATCGCCTACTGCTGCTGGAACAA AAATTTAATCTACATTTGATGCTTAATGCGGATCGAGAGTTCCTTGCTCAGAAAAGTGCACCTCATCGTGACTTCTACAATGTGAGGAAGGTTGATACACATGTTCATCACTCAGCATGTATGAATCAGAAACATTTGTTGAGATTTATCAAGTCAAAGTTGAGGAAGGAACCAGATGAG GTTGTGATATTTCGTGACGGAACATATATGACCTTAAAGGAAGTATTTGAGAGCTTAGATTTGACTGG GTATGATCTCAATGTTGACCTATTAGATGTTCATGCTGACAAGAGCACCTTTCATCGTTTTGACAAATTTAATCTGAAGTACAATCCCTGCGGTCAAAGTAGACTGCGGGAGATTTTCCTGAAGCAGGATAATCTTATACAAG GCCGTTTTCTTGCCGAGCTGACTAAGCAAGTATTTTCTGATCTTTCTGCAAGCAAATATCAA ATGGCAGAATACAGGATATCAATATATGGCCGAAAGATGAGCGAGTGGGACCAACTTGCAAGCTGGATAGTGAACAATGAACTGTACAGTGAGAATGTTGTCTGGTTGATTCAG CTTCCGAGACTATATAACATATACAAAGAAATGGGGATTGTGACGTCATTTCAAAATATCCTCGACAACATCTTTCTGCCTTTGTTTGAGGTTACTGTCGATCCAGATTCACATCCCCACCTGCATATCTTCTTGAAGCAG GTTGTTGGATTGGATTTGGTGGATGATGAAAGCAAACCAGAAAGAAGGCCTACCAAACACATGCCTACACCTGCTCAGTGGACTAATGTATTCAATCCTGCATACTCATACTATGTGTACTATTGTTATGCAAATCTCTACACCTTGAATAAG CTGCGTGAGTCAAAAGGCATGACGACCATCAAATTCCGGCCACATTCTGGGGAG GCTGGAGATATTGACCACCTTGCGGCAACATTTTTAACAGCCCATAATATTGCTCATGGTATTAATTTGAGAAAGTCTCCTGTTCTTCAATACTTGTACTACTTGGCCCAG ATTGGTCTGGCAATGTCTCCTCTTAGTAATAACTCTTTATTTTTGGACTACCATCGGAATCCTTTACCCATGTTCTTCTTGAGGGGTCTGAATGTTTCTCTTTCAACGGATGATCCCTTGCAAATTCACTTAACAAAAGAAGCCCTGGTTGAAGAATACAGTATAGCTGCTTCA GTTTGGAAGTTGAGTGCATGTGATTTATGTGAGATTGCCCGTAATTCAGTGTACCAGTCTGGTTTCTCCCATGCGCTAAAG TCCCACTGGATTGGAAAGGAGTATTACAGGAGAGGACCAGATGGAAATGACATTCATAGGACAAATGTGCCTCATATCAGGCTCGAATTCCGTGATATG ATATGGAGGGAGGAGATGCAACAGGTTTATCTGGGCAGGGCTGTATTTCCTTCAGTTGTTGACCCATGA